In Tiliqua scincoides isolate rTilSci1 chromosome 1, rTilSci1.hap2, whole genome shotgun sequence, the following are encoded in one genomic region:
- the LOC136644936 gene encoding rac GTPase-activating protein 1-like encodes MNHLCTWLWTHVDQFLHFIELTSSIEQDYLQIARCLEGMRQRCFQLNQDLLRVRDQLCLSESERSVLEVKLKHARNQVEVEMKKRHRAEAELEKQERKMQLIYNYLMTEPHTSPLNENQHLALAALTGHCSNRNTLQPGRRLSVVEELGTSIVSDISFDHSDDETDLHVIKPYKGRDRRRSSLAPLIQPVVLAKRSRSSVAPAPNVTLRTVTVAERSSAHSLPPIAVLPCRRSQQNSCTSTLTDLATIRGTNEMLGGSNSQTERDTAGSETGEELKSARDLFPPPPPQEAPLHQHHFTSKTVIRLEFCVVCKSRLRFGRMALKCRPCHLLVHLECKDRCPSLCMPGALPRLREGILADFAPSTPPLVPHLVVQCVNEVEKRGLQETGIYRVPGAECLVREWKHKLLHSQGAAPSLDHVADVNVICGILKDFLRGLKEPLVTFYLHSAFLNAAEISDESARHTALCHVVMKLPPANRDTLAFLMLHLHRVMESPKCQMDQHNLSRIFGPTLIGHSVPSPTPFVILKDTPRQFQVVANFLALPCEFWKRFVKEEQENLVPSAQQSSVVNEQGLGDYRLWEGAGGRYEGTQEDE; translated from the exons ATGAATCATCTGTGTACCTGGCTTTGGACCCATGTTGACCAATTCTTGCACTTCATAGAACTCACCAGTAGCATTGAACAAG ACTACCTCCAAATTGCCAGATGTCTAGAGGGGATGCGCCAAAGGTGCTTCCAATTGAACCAAGATTTGCTGAGAGTGAGGGATCAGCTGTGCCTGTCAGAGTCTGAGCGTTCAGTGCTTGAGGTGAAGTTGAAACATGCCCGAAACCAGGTGGAGGTGGAGATGAAGAAAAGGCATCGGGCAGAAGCTGAACTGGAAAAGCAG GAGCGCAAGATGCAGCTTATCTATAACTACTTGATGACTGAGCCACATACTAGTCCGCTCAATGAGAACCAACATTTGGCCCTGGCAGCTTTGACAGGACATTGTTCCAACCGTAACACCCTACAGCCTGGGAGGCG GTTGTCTGTGGTGGAAGAACTTGGcacctccattgtatctgatatCAGTTTTGACCATTCGGATGATGAA ACA GATCTGCATGTGATAAAACCCTACAAAGGCAGAGACAGAAGG CGCTCTTCTCTGGCTCCCTTGATCCAGCCAGTGGTATTAGCGAAGCGTTCACGGTCATCTGTGGCTCCTGCTCCCAATGTAA CCCTGAGGACTGTGACTGTTGCTGAGAGAAGTTCTGCCCACAGCTTGCCACCCATTGCTGTGCTGCCATGTCGCCGATCTCAGCAAAATAGTTGCACCTCCACATTAACAG ACCTTGCTACAATCAGGGGCACTAATGAGATGTTGGGTGGATCtaacagccaaactgagagagATACTGCTGGCAGTGAGACTGGGGAAGAGCTGAAGAGTGCCCGGGACcttttcccacctcctcccccacaggAAGCGCCACTACACCAACACCACTTTACCTCCAAGACT GTTATCCGTCTGGAGTTCTGTGTGGTTTGTAAATCGCGTCTACGCTTTGGAAGGATGGCACTGAAATGTCGCCCCTGCCATCTTCTCGTGCACCTTGAGTGCAAAGACCGCTGCCCATCTCTTTGTATGCCAGGTGCTCTGCCCAGACTAAGAGAG GGCATCCTGGCTGACTTTGCTCCATCCACACCACCTCTGGTGCCCCATCTAGTGGTTCAGTGCGTGAATGAAGTGGAAAAGCGTGGCTTGCAGGAG actGGGATATATCGAGTGCCAGGTGCGGAGTGCCTTGTGCGTGAATGGAAACACAAACTGCTTCATTCCCAAGGAGCTGCTCCCTCACTGGACCATGTGGCTGACGTGAATGTGATCTGTGGCATTCTCAAGGACTTTCTGAGAGGCTTGAAGGAACCACTAGTTACCTTCTATCTTCACTCTGCTTTCCTGAATGCTGCAG AAATTTCAGATGAATCTGCCCGTCACACTGCTCTTTGCCATGTTGTTATGAAGCTGCCTCCAGCCAATAGGGACACATTGGCTTTTCTCATGCTTCACCTTCACAG GGTCATGGAGAGCCCCAAGTGTCAAATGGACCAGCATAACCTTTCACGTATCTTTGGACCGACACTAATTGGGCACAGTgttcccagccccaccccctttGTCATCCTGAAAGACACACCCCGTCAATTCCAG GTGGTTGCCAATTTCTTAGCATTGCCTTGTGAATTTTGGAAACGTTTTGTGAAAGAGGAGCAGGAGAACTTGGTACCATCAGCACAACAGTCCAGTGTAGTGAATGAGCAAG